The DNA segment GACGCGTCGGCGCTGCTGCTGGGCTCCGACGGCCGTGTGCGCTCCGACGAGGACTTCGTCTTCTACAACCAGCCCCGGCACCCCTCCGGCAAGGTGTGGCGGCTGGGCAAGAAGCGGATCGGCGACGGGCTGACGGACACGATCCAGTCAGATCTGGCCGGTGTCGAGCCGGGCGTCGGCCGGATCCTGCTCGTCGCCTCGGCGGACGGTGTCCCCTTCGACCGGGTTCCGGCGCTGCAGATCCTGGTCTACGACGCCTCGGCCGCCGACTCCGAACCGCTGGCCCACTTCGAGATCAAGCCGGAGACGGGTGCGGAGACCGCCCTGATCTGCGGTGAGCTGTACCGCCGCGGGGAGGGCTGGAAGTTCCGGGCCCTGGGCGAGGGCTACTCGAACGGGCTGAAGGGCCTGGCCACGGACTTCGGCATCTCGGTGGACGAGACGGAGGTGGAGGAGGAGCCCCGCCGGCCGGAGTCGCTGTCCGTGCCGCTCCCGCCGGAGCAGCCGACGTCCACCCTCCAGACCCAGCAGTCGTCCGTGCTGCCGGCCCAGCAGACGTCCGCGCTCCCCTCCCAGTCGGCCTACGGCTACCCGCAGCCGGCGTCCTCTCAGGCGCCCGCGTACGGCTATCCCCAGCCGGCGGGGCAGCCCGCCTACGGCTATCCGCAGCCCCAGCCGGCCATGGCCGGGCCGCTGGACCCCAACTTCCGGCTGCCTCCCCAGGGCCCGCAGTTCATCGGCCGGTAGGAGCGGCCGGGCGCCGGGCGGACGACGGGAGTCCGACGACAGGGCCTAGCGCTCCGCCTTGGCCTTGTAGCCGCGCCCCCAGGTCAGCCCCCACCCGTACAGGCGGTCCAGCTCGCCCTGGAATCCGTACACGAACTTCACCTCGCGCCGGACGACCAGCTCCCCCTTCACGTTCTCGATCATGACGACGGCGCACGAGCGGGCCTGGGGGTGCCGCTCGTCGAGGCCGATCTCGATCCGGGGGCCGTTGCTCGGGAAGAGGGTGACCATCGCGTGCGTGCGGTCGAACGCGGGCGTCTGGTCGTAGATGTAGACGAAGAC comes from the Streptomyces sp. NBC_00820 genome and includes:
- a CDS encoding TerD family protein translates to MTHAMLKGSNVPLEATTVRAVLRWTPGQGVPDVDASALLLGSDGRVRSDEDFVFYNQPRHPSGKVWRLGKKRIGDGLTDTIQSDLAGVEPGVGRILLVASADGVPFDRVPALQILVYDASAADSEPLAHFEIKPETGAETALICGELYRRGEGWKFRALGEGYSNGLKGLATDFGISVDETEVEEEPRRPESLSVPLPPEQPTSTLQTQQSSVLPAQQTSALPSQSAYGYPQPASSQAPAYGYPQPAGQPAYGYPQPQPAMAGPLDPNFRLPPQGPQFIGR